A portion of the Methanomicrobia archaeon genome contains these proteins:
- a CDS encoding FMN-binding glutamate synthase family protein, which translates to MSDIYANARSTTGTSVRRRDVNTQSGMCPICVKECTVLCEVGKSAFRGREVLYPEPEQFGWSTASSNKSYGLDWSDFNILSRLRGAEGIAPDPDVALFHNVDIESNIGGIPLKLPLASGAFGSTDVGRNNWDALAIGAALSGIIVIVGENVCGVDKNAVFTNGKITKSPELERRVRLFKEYWDGTYGEIAVQTNVEDQRFGVDEYAISNLEVNIIERKWGQGAKAIGGEIRVSSLDRAIELKKRGYYVLPDPEDAVVQEAFRDGLFKTFERHSRVGFPDEADFIDDVDWLREIGTTYVTIKTGAYRPVDVAWTMHVASEAKVDYITFDGAGGGTGMSPVPMMNEMSTPTVYLEAQVLRCAQILERAGRYVPDISMAGGFVNETQMFKALALGNFVGNRPFVKSITMARAPLTAAMKACYFAELAAKGRLPRDFANKYGNSPEKFFITTDTLRAAYGDKLGREIPWSTLGVYTYLSERLGLGLKQLLAGTRKFKLDLIDRSDLAALSELAAEVTGVPMLHEVEQDLMEGILLK; encoded by the coding sequence ATGTCTGATATCTATGCAAATGCGAGATCGACCACGGGAACATCCGTGAGGAGAAGGGACGTGAACACGCAGAGCGGCATGTGCCCGATCTGTGTGAAGGAGTGTACCGTACTGTGTGAAGTGGGAAAGTCCGCGTTCAGGGGTCGGGAGGTGTTGTATCCTGAGCCAGAGCAGTTTGGCTGGAGTACCGCATCGTCGAACAAGAGTTACGGGCTGGATTGGTCTGACTTCAATATCCTCTCCCGGCTGCGCGGTGCCGAAGGGATCGCGCCTGACCCTGATGTCGCGCTGTTCCATAATGTGGATATCGAATCTAATATCGGCGGGATTCCGCTCAAACTGCCCCTGGCGAGCGGCGCGTTCGGCTCCACCGATGTGGGCCGGAACAACTGGGATGCGCTCGCTATCGGTGCCGCGCTCTCGGGCATCATCGTCATTGTGGGTGAGAACGTCTGCGGCGTGGACAAGAACGCGGTATTCACGAACGGCAAGATAACGAAATCGCCGGAGCTGGAACGGCGCGTGAGACTGTTCAAAGAGTACTGGGACGGCACGTATGGCGAGATCGCGGTGCAGACGAACGTCGAGGATCAGCGGTTCGGGGTGGATGAGTACGCGATCTCGAACTTGGAGGTGAACATCATCGAGCGGAAATGGGGACAGGGTGCGAAGGCGATCGGTGGCGAGATACGGGTCTCTTCGCTCGACCGTGCGATTGAGCTGAAGAAGCGAGGCTATTACGTGTTGCCCGATCCCGAGGATGCGGTGGTCCAGGAAGCCTTCAGAGACGGGCTCTTCAAGACCTTTGAACGGCACAGCCGCGTCGGCTTCCCCGACGAGGCGGATTTCATCGACGACGTTGACTGGCTGCGCGAGATTGGCACCACGTACGTTACCATCAAGACCGGGGCGTACCGCCCGGTGGATGTAGCATGGACGATGCACGTGGCCTCGGAGGCAAAGGTGGATTACATTACCTTTGATGGCGCCGGTGGCGGCACCGGCATGAGTCCGGTGCCAATGATGAACGAGATGAGCACGCCGACCGTATATCTAGAGGCGCAGGTCTTGCGGTGTGCGCAGATCCTGGAACGTGCGGGACGATACGTGCCTGATATAAGTATGGCTGGGGGGTTCGTCAATGAGACACAGATGTTCAAGGCGCTCGCACTGGGCAATTTCGTGGGGAACAGGCCGTTCGTTAAATCGATCACCATGGCGCGCGCACCACTTACGGCCGCGATGAAGGCCTGCTATTTCGCGGAACTCGCCGCGAAAGGTAGATTGCCGCGTGATTTCGCCAATAAATACGGTAACAGCCCGGAGAAGTTCTTTATCACCACCGACACGCTCAGGGCGGCATACGGCGATAAACTGGGTAGGGAAATACCGTGGTCTACCCTGGGTGTGTACACGTATCTCAGCGAGCGGCTGGGGCTCGGCTTGAAGCAGTTGCTCGCCGGCACGCGGAAGTTCAAGCTGGATCTGATCGATCGGAGCGACCTTGCCGCGCTCAGTGAGCTTGCGGCCGAGGTCACGGGCGTGCCGATGCTCCATGAAGTTGAGCAGGATCTGATGGAAGGGATCTTGCTCAAATGA